A genomic segment from Chitinophaga flava encodes:
- the tamL gene encoding translocation and assembly module lipoprotein TamL, whose translation MQKGNSYIIICIILCLGFLAISSCSTTRSVPEGDRLFTGSEIRWKGKKPRDYSSLGEGMDKRTRPRPNRKFLGMPIKLWLYNMGHEPKKKGLNYLLRKKWGEPPVLLSQAKPDYTGKVLENYLIDNGYFQAEVSSSIKNKGSKKAAIQYEAVPNHRYTIKSVTYLTDTSAIGRTVTKTYDQSSLKVGAPYSLDSIKAERERIHASLKEQGYYYFTPDYLLVQADTTNNGTVDLFVKIKDNTPLLALRPYRMHDISLFPDYSLDNDSLSTQGTPLYYHGMYIVDSAKRFKPIVFDRSVFLRPDSLYRLSSHNITLQRLINLGVFKFVKGSFRPVRDTSRHNITGGNPNTPAIRDTSRPRFVQRGADSTYRRDTALAGTYRAMVNNRVSLDSGWLDAKFYLTPYKSRSLQTELRGTSKSNGYIGSEARITAKNRNWLHSATSLEIGLRGGLEWQTGNNSGGGSNSYNLGAEVAVTFPRFLTPIPFNIRTPYVPRTRISASYELYSRVNLYDLNAYTLQLQYLWQKTAYLNHAFSPIAVTYVLPTKTTNAYDSILANDPSQRASIEKQFIMGGNYTITFNNQTANRIHSFFLSGNIDVSGNIAGLLIKKGDSTKNILKNPFAQYERLTLEGRHYWSIGKGKQWVNRLFIGYGLPYGNSTTLPFVKQFFTGGSSSIRAFRARTLGPGSYFNKAQDTSSLLANEAGDIKLEFNSEVRIHLTSVFNFAAFIDAGNIWLQKNVPEKPGSQFKFDSFYREIAVGGGVGLRIDASIVVVRFDVATPFRIPYLPPNERWVFNKINFGDPDWRKKNLILNIAIGYPF comes from the coding sequence ATGCAGAAGGGAAATAGCTATATCATCATATGTATCATTTTATGCCTGGGCTTCCTGGCTATCAGCTCCTGCAGCACTACCCGTTCGGTACCGGAAGGTGACCGTCTCTTTACCGGCAGCGAAATCCGATGGAAAGGTAAAAAACCAAGAGACTACAGCTCCCTGGGCGAAGGGATGGACAAAAGAACACGTCCACGTCCCAACCGCAAATTCCTGGGCATGCCCATCAAGCTGTGGTTGTATAATATGGGCCATGAGCCTAAGAAAAAAGGATTGAACTACCTTTTACGCAAAAAATGGGGAGAACCACCTGTATTGCTCAGCCAGGCTAAACCTGATTATACAGGCAAGGTGCTCGAAAACTATCTCATTGACAATGGTTATTTTCAGGCCGAAGTTTCTTCTTCCATAAAAAACAAAGGCAGTAAAAAAGCCGCTATCCAATACGAAGCGGTGCCTAATCATCGCTATACCATCAAAAGTGTGACCTACCTTACTGATACCAGCGCTATTGGCCGTACTGTCACTAAAACCTACGACCAAAGCTCACTGAAAGTAGGAGCACCTTATTCACTGGATTCTATCAAAGCCGAACGGGAACGCATACACGCCAGTTTAAAAGAACAGGGCTATTATTATTTTACACCGGATTATCTGCTGGTGCAGGCCGATACCACCAACAATGGTACGGTAGACCTGTTTGTGAAGATAAAAGACAATACGCCATTGCTGGCACTCCGCCCTTACCGGATGCATGATATCAGCCTGTTTCCGGACTATTCACTGGACAACGATTCCTTGTCTACCCAGGGTACACCGCTGTATTACCACGGCATGTATATCGTTGATTCCGCCAAACGTTTTAAGCCTATTGTATTTGACCGCTCTGTGTTTCTACGGCCGGACAGCCTTTACCGGCTGAGCTCTCACAATATTACCCTGCAACGTCTTATCAATCTGGGCGTATTCAAATTTGTGAAAGGCTCTTTCCGGCCTGTAAGAGATACTTCCCGCCACAACATTACCGGCGGCAATCCTAATACGCCTGCCATCAGAGATACCTCCAGACCACGGTTCGTACAACGCGGCGCCGACAGCACCTACCGTCGCGACACTGCGCTCGCCGGTACTTACCGCGCTATGGTCAATAACCGGGTATCACTCGACAGTGGCTGGCTCGATGCCAAGTTTTACCTGACACCCTATAAGAGCCGTTCCTTACAAACGGAGTTGAGAGGGACTTCCAAATCCAATGGCTACATTGGTTCTGAGGCCCGTATTACAGCTAAGAACCGTAACTGGCTGCATTCCGCCACATCGCTGGAAATAGGGCTTCGGGGTGGTTTGGAATGGCAAACGGGTAATAATAGCGGCGGCGGCTCCAACTCTTACAATCTGGGAGCGGAAGTAGCGGTGACTTTCCCTCGTTTCCTGACACCCATCCCATTCAATATCCGTACACCCTATGTGCCGCGCACCCGTATAAGCGCGTCTTACGAGCTGTACAGCCGGGTAAACCTGTATGACCTCAACGCCTATACGTTGCAGCTGCAGTACCTATGGCAGAAAACAGCCTATCTCAATCATGCCTTTTCACCTATTGCTGTCACCTATGTATTGCCTACCAAAACAACCAATGCTTACGACAGTATCCTGGCTAATGATCCCAGCCAGCGCGCTTCTATCGAAAAACAATTTATCATGGGCGGCAATTACACGATCACCTTCAACAACCAGACTGCCAACCGTATACACAGCTTCTTCCTGAGCGGCAATATCGACGTGTCTGGAAATATCGCAGGGCTGCTCATCAAAAAAGGAGATTCTACCAAAAACATATTAAAAAACCCTTTTGCCCAATATGAGCGGCTTACGCTCGAAGGCCGTCACTACTGGAGTATAGGCAAAGGCAAACAATGGGTCAACCGCCTGTTTATCGGGTATGGGCTGCCTTATGGTAACTCTACGACACTGCCTTTTGTTAAGCAGTTCTTTACCGGTGGTAGCAGCAGTATCCGTGCCTTCAGAGCCCGTACACTGGGACCAGGTTCCTATTTCAATAAAGCCCAGGATACCAGCTCCCTGCTGGCCAATGAAGCCGGGGATATCAAGCTGGAATTTAACTCGGAAGTACGTATTCACCTGACCAGCGTATTTAATTTCGCTGCATTTATTGATGCGGGCAACATATGGCTGCAAAAGAATGTACCGGAGAAGCCCGGCAGCCAGTTCAAATTTGATTCTTTTTATAGAGAGATTGCAGTGGGTGGCGGCGTAGGTCTCAGAATAGATGCCTCTATTGTGGTTGTGCGTTTCGACGTGGCAACGCCTTTCCGTATTCCTTATCTGCCGCCCAATGAACGATGGGTGTTTAATAAAATTAATTTCGGAGATCCCGACTGGCGAAAGAAAAACCTGATATTGAATATCGCTATCGGTTATCCGTTCTAA
- a CDS encoding thiamine pyrophosphate-dependent enzyme, with protein MGKLVADQLVEMLADAGIKRIYAVTGDSLNHLNDAVRRDGRIQWVHVRHEEAGAFAAGAEAQLNGLACCAGSSGPGHVHLINGLYDAHRSGASVIAIASTCATNEFGSDYFQETNTIKLFADCSHYNQVACTPEQAPRMLQAALQHAVHKKGVAVLGLPGDVAAAGAVSISTSLKLYHTSPVLRPAEAELQQLANLLQEADKVVIYCGLGATSAHDDVVTLSTLLKAPVSYSFRAKMGIAYDNPNEVGMTGLLGLASAYKSMHEADVVLLLGTDFPYTPFMPEKAKIIQIDKQPERLGRRASLEMGLCGDIGPTLQALLPMIQEKKDRTFLDTMADFHQQVEQKLQTYVEDRGKEKAISPEYLASVINRLASSDAVFTVDTGMTNVWTARYITATGKRTLLGSFNHGSMANAMPQAIGAAFGQPGREIYALCGDGGLTMLLGDLMTISQYNLPIKVIVFNNRSLGMVKLEMEVAGIPDWQTDMLNPDFAAVATAMGFTTFTVHDPDEVEQVLVKACKTSGPVLVNVFTNPSSLAMPPKIEFEQMKGYALWMGKMILGGRFDDVLDAVKSNYKHIKDVL; from the coding sequence ATGGGAAAGTTAGTTGCCGACCAATTAGTGGAAATGCTGGCTGATGCCGGCATTAAACGTATTTATGCCGTAACGGGAGATAGCCTGAACCATCTGAATGATGCGGTACGCAGAGATGGACGTATTCAGTGGGTCCATGTGCGGCATGAAGAAGCCGGCGCCTTTGCTGCCGGCGCCGAAGCACAGCTCAACGGGCTGGCCTGTTGCGCAGGAAGCAGCGGACCTGGACATGTGCACCTGATCAACGGGTTATACGATGCACATCGTTCAGGCGCCTCCGTGATAGCGATTGCATCCACCTGTGCCACCAATGAGTTTGGCAGTGATTATTTTCAGGAAACGAATACCATCAAGTTGTTTGCAGACTGCAGCCATTACAACCAGGTGGCTTGTACACCTGAACAGGCCCCCCGCATGTTACAAGCTGCCCTGCAACATGCAGTACATAAAAAAGGCGTGGCTGTACTGGGCCTGCCCGGTGATGTAGCTGCCGCTGGGGCAGTATCTATCAGCACTTCCCTGAAGCTGTACCATACCTCGCCGGTATTGCGTCCTGCAGAGGCAGAACTGCAGCAGCTGGCCAACCTGTTACAGGAGGCCGATAAAGTGGTCATTTATTGTGGGCTGGGAGCTACCAGCGCTCATGATGACGTAGTAACCCTGTCCACTTTGCTGAAAGCACCTGTCAGCTACTCCTTCCGCGCTAAAATGGGCATCGCCTATGATAACCCCAACGAAGTAGGCATGACCGGGCTGCTCGGACTGGCATCTGCCTATAAAAGCATGCACGAAGCAGACGTAGTACTGCTGCTGGGCACCGACTTTCCCTATACCCCATTTATGCCTGAAAAAGCGAAGATCATACAGATAGACAAACAGCCGGAAAGACTCGGCCGTCGTGCTTCTCTGGAGATGGGTCTCTGTGGTGATATCGGCCCTACCCTGCAGGCTTTATTACCAATGATACAGGAGAAAAAAGACAGAACATTCCTGGATACCATGGCAGATTTCCATCAGCAAGTAGAACAAAAACTACAAACTTATGTAGAAGACCGCGGAAAAGAAAAAGCCATCAGTCCGGAATATCTTGCCAGTGTTATCAATAGGCTGGCTTCATCCGATGCTGTTTTCACAGTTGATACAGGTATGACTAATGTATGGACAGCCAGATATATAACGGCGACGGGTAAACGTACATTGCTGGGATCTTTTAATCACGGTTCCATGGCCAATGCCATGCCACAGGCCATCGGGGCCGCCTTCGGTCAGCCAGGCCGGGAAATATATGCCTTATGCGGCGATGGTGGCCTTACCATGCTGCTGGGCGATCTGATGACCATCAGTCAGTATAATCTGCCGATAAAAGTGATCGTTTTTAACAACCGCTCGTTAGGCATGGTAAAACTGGAAATGGAAGTAGCCGGTATTCCCGACTGGCAAACGGATATGCTCAACCCGGACTTTGCTGCTGTAGCCACTGCTATGGGTTTCACCACATTTACAGTTCATGATCCGGATGAAGTTGAGCAAGTGCTGGTAAAAGCCTGCAAAACATCCGGACCGGTACTCGTAAATGTTTTCACCAATCCCAGCTCATTGGCCATGCCACCGAAGATAGAATTTGAGCAGATGAAAGGATATGCGCTATGGATGGGTAAAATGATATTAGGCGGAAGATTTGACGATGTCCTGGATGCTGTGAAATCAAATTACAAGCACATCAAAGATGTATTATGA
- a CDS encoding septal ring lytic transglycosylase RlpA family protein translates to MTPSLLSVKNKYLLLAGISLMISTTACSRKVTQSGKASFYADSFDGKRTASGETFRQYRLTAAHKTLPFGTKVKVMNIANGRTVKVRINDRGPFAPGRVIDLSRKAAAKLGMLKTGVATVEIKYKKPKK, encoded by the coding sequence ATGACACCGTCATTGCTCTCCGTAAAAAACAAGTACCTGCTGCTGGCTGGTATCTCGCTGATGATCAGCACTACTGCGTGTAGCCGTAAGGTTACCCAGAGTGGGAAAGCGTCTTTTTACGCAGACTCCTTTGATGGGAAACGTACTGCCAGTGGAGAAACATTCCGGCAATACCGGCTTACAGCGGCCCATAAGACCCTCCCTTTTGGTACCAAAGTAAAAGTGATGAACATCGCCAACGGCCGTACGGTAAAAGTGCGCATTAACGACAGGGGACCTTTCGCACCCGGAAGAGTAATAGATCTGTCCCGGAAAGCAGCAGCCAAACTAGGTATGCTCAAAACCGGCGTGGCTACCGTGGAGATAAAATACAAGAAGCCTAAAAAATGA
- a CDS encoding DUF3472 domain-containing protein, translated as MKKYSLFSALLVICLSVQQIFAQTTPVVLPGFTAYADPEEKDVEINSSNGVIDWTGNNNTINFYFHAATSGKLKVTLQARSDAGSKVSVTLNGMTKIVSIPNNNEYTDISVLQTTISKPGFYTITLKGIEKSGKVYADVKGISLEGPATKDIQFNPKSWRRSASVHLNYPVPEGKNVEWFYGEIKVPEGEDKLGTYFMSCGFHRGYFGMQVNGPAERRIIFSVWDAGTEPDKRSNVKYEDQVVLLAKGDSVYASGFGGEGTGGHSHWLYNWKAGETYRFLMHAVPVGSTTTYTAYFFVPEHHEWKLIASFRAPKDGKYMGHLYSFLENFSFENGHLGRKGYYGNHWIKTNTGEWIELTKAKFTNDATAKAKDRLDFGGGSENGWFYLWTSGFKPANAQYGDIFERPAGGKQPEIVLPRF; from the coding sequence ATGAAAAAATATTCCCTTTTCAGTGCACTACTGGTAATATGCCTGTCTGTGCAGCAAATCTTTGCCCAAACGACACCGGTTGTACTACCAGGTTTTACTGCCTACGCCGATCCGGAAGAAAAAGATGTAGAGATCAACAGCAGTAATGGCGTAATAGACTGGACCGGCAATAACAACACCATCAATTTTTATTTTCATGCAGCTACTTCCGGAAAATTAAAAGTAACCCTGCAAGCCAGATCTGATGCTGGTAGTAAAGTATCTGTCACATTAAATGGAATGACTAAAATAGTAAGCATTCCTAACAACAATGAATATACGGATATTTCCGTTCTGCAAACAACAATTTCTAAACCGGGCTTTTATACCATTACCCTGAAGGGCATAGAGAAATCCGGAAAAGTATATGCAGATGTAAAAGGAATCAGCCTGGAAGGCCCTGCTACAAAGGATATCCAGTTCAACCCAAAATCCTGGCGCCGTTCAGCATCTGTACATCTGAACTATCCGGTACCGGAAGGAAAAAATGTAGAATGGTTCTATGGTGAAATAAAAGTACCTGAAGGAGAAGATAAACTGGGTACTTATTTTATGTCATGTGGTTTCCATCGCGGATATTTCGGTATGCAGGTGAACGGTCCTGCTGAGAGGAGAATTATTTTCTCTGTATGGGATGCAGGCACCGAGCCGGACAAGCGCAGTAATGTTAAATACGAAGACCAGGTGGTGCTGCTGGCAAAAGGAGATAGCGTGTACGCCAGCGGCTTCGGCGGAGAAGGTACTGGTGGCCATAGTCATTGGCTATACAACTGGAAAGCCGGCGAAACCTATCGTTTCCTGATGCATGCCGTACCAGTAGGTTCCACCACTACCTACACCGCTTATTTCTTCGTTCCCGAGCATCACGAGTGGAAACTGATCGCCAGCTTCCGTGCACCTAAAGACGGCAAATACATGGGACATCTCTATTCTTTCCTGGAGAACTTCTCCTTTGAAAACGGACATCTCGGCCGCAAAGGTTATTATGGCAACCATTGGATCAAGACCAATACCGGCGAGTGGATAGAACTCACCAAAGCCAAATTCACCAATGATGCCACCGCCAAAGCCAAAGACCGCCTTGACTTCGGCGGCGGCTCCGAAAATGGCTGGTTTTACCTGTGGACCAGCGGCTTCAAGCCTGCCAATGCACAATACGGGGATATCTTCGAACGTCCTGCCGGTGGCAAACAACCGGAGATAGTGTTGCCGAGGTTCTAG
- the corA gene encoding magnesium/cobalt transporter CorA: MLKSVKNKLPIPSVGMLDALNPFKVKKQRIMNFNPATGVSSRKPSECSKVTVFDYNGSECTEKVLSSLEETFVYRDKPTFTWINIDGLRKEDVHTICAHFIIHPLIEEDILSIGQRAKMDEIGERLFCLLPMMYFNKETSTIDQEQVSIVMGKNFVISFQEDPTRDVFDPVRDKLRIPGSRIRNGTMDFLCYSLLDVIVDNYFQVLDKLGERIELMEDVVQHEPNTRTLARINFLRRQVFLFKRGIAPVRELVNGYLKSECDLLEDNVTKYYKDVYDHIIQCNDLADNYRDMILNVQDLYHSQLNLKMNEIMKVLAVVTTLLTPLTLIAGIYGMNFHNMPELESRNGYFYTLGGMGLLLILMIFIFRKRGWF, from the coding sequence ATGCTGAAATCTGTAAAAAATAAATTGCCGATCCCGAGTGTGGGTATGCTGGATGCGCTGAATCCTTTTAAGGTTAAAAAGCAGCGTATCATGAATTTTAATCCTGCTACAGGAGTATCTTCCCGTAAGCCTTCTGAATGCAGTAAAGTCACAGTTTTTGATTATAACGGTAGTGAGTGTACGGAGAAAGTGTTGTCTTCGCTGGAAGAAACGTTTGTTTATCGCGACAAACCAACGTTTACCTGGATCAATATTGATGGCCTCCGTAAAGAAGATGTGCATACTATCTGTGCACATTTTATCATCCACCCGTTGATAGAAGAAGATATCCTCAGTATAGGGCAGCGCGCCAAGATGGATGAAATAGGAGAGCGTCTCTTCTGTTTGTTGCCCATGATGTATTTCAACAAGGAAACTTCTACCATAGACCAGGAGCAGGTGAGCATTGTAATGGGGAAAAACTTTGTCATCTCTTTTCAGGAAGATCCTACCAGGGATGTTTTTGACCCTGTACGGGATAAACTGCGGATACCAGGTTCCCGCATTCGTAATGGTACCATGGACTTCCTCTGTTATTCACTACTGGATGTGATTGTGGATAACTACTTCCAGGTGCTGGATAAACTGGGAGAAAGGATAGAGCTGATGGAAGATGTGGTACAGCACGAACCCAATACACGTACGCTGGCTCGTATTAATTTTCTGCGGCGGCAGGTATTTCTGTTCAAGCGGGGAATAGCACCAGTAAGGGAATTGGTGAATGGTTATCTCAAAAGTGAATGTGATTTACTGGAAGATAATGTGACCAAATACTATAAGGATGTATATGATCACATTATCCAGTGTAATGATCTGGCAGATAACTACCGCGATATGATTCTGAACGTACAGGACCTGTATCATTCGCAGCTGAATCTCAAAATGAATGAGATCATGAAGGTGCTGGCAGTGGTGACCACCCTGCTGACGCCGCTTACATTGATAGCAGGCATTTATGGTATGAACTTCCACAATATGCCTGAGCTGGAATCGCGGAATGGCTATTTCTATACCCTGGGAGGTATGGGTTTACTGTTGATCCTGATGATCTTTATTTTCCGGAAGCGAGGCTGGTTCTAG
- a CDS encoding DUF2480 family protein: MDEIINKVAQSGLETIDLENYFPKGETIIFDMKDYLFMGMILKEKDFRAAMQSLDWEQFRGKNVGLVCTADAVIPLWAYMLVMTNLEPVAAYAAFGDADFIYKTLYLKNLSTIDVTSFTDKRIVIKGCGDKRVGEVAYAEITRLLRPVAKSIMYGEACSSVPVYKKKV; the protein is encoded by the coding sequence ATGGATGAAATAATCAATAAAGTAGCACAGAGTGGCCTGGAAACCATCGACCTGGAGAATTATTTTCCTAAGGGAGAAACTATCATTTTTGATATGAAGGATTATCTCTTTATGGGCATGATCCTGAAAGAAAAAGATTTCCGCGCTGCCATGCAATCGCTGGACTGGGAACAATTCCGTGGAAAAAATGTAGGCCTGGTATGTACAGCAGATGCAGTAATCCCCCTGTGGGCTTATATGCTGGTGATGACCAACCTGGAGCCTGTAGCTGCCTATGCTGCCTTCGGAGACGCAGATTTTATATATAAAACATTGTACCTGAAGAATTTATCCACTATTGATGTGACATCTTTCACAGATAAACGTATCGTGATCAAAGGATGCGGGGATAAAAGAGTGGGTGAAGTGGCCTATGCGGAAATAACCCGGCTCCTGCGCCCGGTAGCAAAAAGCATTATGTACGGAGAAGCCTGTTCTTCAGTGCCGGTATATAAGAAAAAGGTCTAG
- a CDS encoding peptidylprolyl isomerase encodes MSVIQKIRDKYAVVIVVVICLAIVSFLLQDAFFGKSSLARRSTTVGKVNGQELDVADYQRRIQDAEAGARQQMPNGNIDEQTRQYIREQVWNQFLNEQIMQTQYKKLGIAVTEAEIVDQIKGKNPNPIVVQQFTRDGQFDRAALQQTIAQAGQNPQIRQALEQLETYIAKSQEQAKYITLIKQGVYYPKWMATQQQADNSKTATISYVSVPYASIADSTIKVTDDELNRFIQDHKQLFKVEESRKVEYVSFDAVPSAQDSTAAIQQILALKVELDTTHDIAGFINRNSDIKYYDGYVSKNAAQVPQKDSIVNLPVGAVYGPYYDNNLIVFAKMVDRKSMPDSVKVRHILIASGGPQGGLPDSVAKKRADSIAVAVKGGADFKALVAQFSDDPGSKQTGGEYDITPSTPFVPEFKDFAFEGTKGQIKVVKTQFGYHVMEIMDQKNIGPAIKVAYLGKSVEASKETNNTAYNAAGDFASKSRNAAAFEKNIQDGKLNKKIADNVRPMDFVIPGVGQARELVRWVNDAKKGDVSPVFTLDEKYVVALLTSIRQEGTAPLDDVRPQVEAEVKKHKKALQIMAKLQTPASLDAASKSSNQPILKAEGVSFASPFIASLGFEPRVAGASFNKDWGTAKVSSPIEGNAAVYVIKADSYEPVAQPAQSLTAQQAAYEQGVKSLLDQQLFEVLKKMSTVKDNRGKFF; translated from the coding sequence ATGTCAGTAATTCAGAAAATCAGGGACAAATATGCCGTCGTGATCGTAGTAGTGATTTGCCTGGCTATTGTTAGTTTCCTGTTGCAGGATGCCTTTTTTGGCAAAAGTTCTCTCGCCCGCCGTTCAACTACTGTGGGTAAAGTAAACGGTCAGGAGCTGGATGTCGCAGACTACCAGCGCCGTATTCAGGATGCCGAAGCAGGCGCACGCCAGCAGATGCCTAATGGTAATATTGACGAACAAACTCGTCAGTATATCCGCGAGCAGGTTTGGAACCAGTTTCTGAATGAACAGATTATGCAGACCCAATATAAAAAACTGGGTATCGCTGTAACTGAAGCAGAAATCGTAGACCAGATCAAAGGTAAAAACCCGAACCCGATCGTTGTTCAGCAATTTACCCGCGATGGCCAGTTTGACCGCGCAGCACTGCAGCAAACTATCGCACAGGCAGGCCAGAACCCTCAGATCCGTCAGGCTCTCGAGCAACTGGAAACCTACATCGCAAAATCCCAGGAACAGGCTAAATATATCACCCTGATCAAACAAGGTGTATATTATCCTAAATGGATGGCTACCCAACAGCAGGCAGATAACAGCAAAACTGCTACTATCTCCTATGTAAGCGTTCCTTATGCTTCTATCGCTGATTCTACTATTAAGGTAACAGATGACGAACTGAACCGCTTCATCCAGGACCATAAACAACTCTTTAAAGTGGAAGAGTCCCGTAAAGTGGAATATGTATCTTTTGATGCCGTTCCTTCTGCCCAGGATTCCACTGCTGCCATCCAGCAGATCCTCGCTCTTAAAGTTGAGCTGGACACCACTCACGATATTGCCGGTTTTATCAACCGTAACTCCGACATCAAATACTATGATGGCTACGTTTCCAAAAACGCAGCTCAGGTACCACAGAAAGATTCTATCGTAAACCTGCCTGTAGGTGCTGTATACGGTCCTTATTATGATAATAACCTGATCGTATTCGCTAAAATGGTTGACCGTAAAAGCATGCCTGACAGCGTGAAAGTACGTCACATCCTGATCGCTTCCGGCGGACCTCAGGGCGGATTACCTGATTCTGTAGCTAAAAAACGTGCTGACAGCATCGCCGTAGCGGTAAAAGGTGGAGCCGACTTTAAAGCGCTCGTTGCTCAGTTCTCCGATGATCCGGGTAGCAAACAAACCGGCGGTGAATACGATATCACTCCTTCTACTCCGTTTGTACCTGAATTCAAAGATTTTGCTTTCGAAGGTACCAAAGGCCAGATCAAAGTGGTGAAAACTCAGTTCGGTTACCACGTAATGGAAATCATGGATCAGAAAAATATCGGTCCTGCCATTAAAGTGGCTTACCTCGGTAAATCTGTTGAAGCCAGCAAAGAAACCAACAACACTGCTTACAACGCTGCAGGCGACTTCGCCAGCAAAAGCCGTAACGCTGCTGCCTTCGAAAAAAATATCCAGGATGGTAAACTCAACAAAAAAATCGCTGATAACGTACGTCCTATGGACTTCGTAATTCCTGGTGTAGGCCAGGCCCGCGAACTGGTTCGTTGGGTAAACGATGCGAAAAAAGGTGATGTAAGCCCGGTGTTTACCCTGGATGAAAAATATGTAGTAGCACTGCTCACTAGCATCCGCCAGGAAGGTACCGCTCCTCTGGATGACGTTAGACCTCAGGTAGAAGCTGAAGTGAAAAAACATAAAAAAGCTTTACAGATTATGGCTAAACTGCAAACTCCGGCTAGCCTGGACGCAGCTTCCAAATCTTCCAACCAGCCTATCTTAAAAGCTGAAGGTGTTAGCTTCGCTTCTCCGTTCATCGCTTCCCTGGGCTTCGAACCCCGCGTTGCCGGTGCTTCCTTCAACAAAGACTGGGGTACTGCTAAAGTATCTTCCCCTATTGAAGGTAATGCTGCTGTATACGTGATCAAAGCTGACAGCTATGAACCAGTAGCACAGCCAGCACAAAGCCTGACAGCTCAACAGGCTGCTTACGAACAGGGTGTTAAATCCCTGCTGGACCAGCAGCTGTTTGAAGTCCTGAAGAAAATGAGCACTGTTAAAGATAACCGTGGTAAATTCTTCTAG
- the nadA gene encoding quinolinate synthase NadA: MITEIAVAKKNLQHNGFLDIPVDPALDLFAAIENLKKEKNAIVLAHYYQEPDIQDVADYIGDSLGLSQQAAKTDADIIVFAGVHFMAETAKILSPQKKVLLPDLKAGCSLADSAPPELFKKFRDKYPDHIVISYINCSAGIKALSDIICTSSNAEKIIESVPADQPIIFAPDRNLGSYLIKKTGRDMVLWNGACMVHEIFSLEKITKLKARHPKAKIIAHPECEPAVLAVADYIGSTTGLLKFSQKDDAQEYIVVTETGILHQMQKENPGKTFIPAPPNNACACNDCPHMKLNTLEKLYLCMEYEQPEITMEENLRIAAKRPIDRMLEISAQAGL; this comes from the coding sequence ATGATTACTGAAATCGCTGTCGCGAAAAAAAATTTGCAGCATAACGGATTTTTGGATATACCGGTTGATCCGGCTTTGGATTTATTTGCAGCGATCGAAAATTTGAAAAAGGAAAAAAATGCGATCGTACTGGCGCACTATTATCAGGAGCCCGATATCCAGGATGTGGCAGATTACATCGGAGACAGTTTGGGCCTCAGTCAGCAGGCTGCCAAAACTGATGCCGACATCATCGTTTTTGCCGGAGTGCACTTTATGGCTGAAACGGCAAAAATTCTGAGCCCGCAGAAAAAGGTGCTGCTGCCAGATCTTAAAGCCGGATGTTCCCTGGCCGACAGTGCTCCTCCTGAACTGTTTAAGAAGTTCCGCGACAAATATCCCGATCATATAGTGATTTCCTATATCAACTGCTCTGCGGGTATCAAGGCGCTTAGCGATATCATTTGTACCTCTTCTAACGCCGAAAAAATTATAGAAAGCGTTCCGGCGGACCAACCAATCATTTTTGCCCCAGATCGCAACCTTGGGTCTTATTTGATCAAAAAAACGGGTCGTGACATGGTTTTATGGAACGGAGCCTGCATGGTACATGAAATTTTCTCCCTGGAGAAGATCACCAAACTGAAAGCCCGTCATCCAAAAGCAAAAATTATTGCTCACCCGGAATGTGAACCAGCAGTACTTGCCGTTGCAGATTACATCGGTTCCACCACCGGCCTGTTGAAATTTAGTCAGAAAGATGATGCACAGGAATATATCGTGGTAACCGAAACCGGTATTCTCCACCAGATGCAAAAAGAAAATCCCGGAAAGACTTTCATCCCTGCACCACCGAATAATGCATGTGCTTGTAACGATTGTCCACACATGAAATTGAATACACTGGAAAAATTGTACTTGTGCATGGAATACGAACAGCCGGAAATTACTATGGAAGAAAACCTGAGAATCGCCGCTAAAAGGCCGATAGACAGAATGCTGGAGATTAGTGCGCAAGCTGGATTATAA
- a CDS encoding FeoA family protein, which produces MKKGIMKLSSLATGKSAVIIEFEKDDLHIKLMEMGCVPGETVKIEKIAPLGDPISIMVAGYNLSLRKTEADHIWVEEI; this is translated from the coding sequence ATGAAAAAAGGCATTATGAAATTATCTTCCCTGGCAACAGGTAAAAGCGCAGTAATCATAGAATTTGAGAAAGATGATCTTCATATTAAACTGATGGAAATGGGCTGCGTTCCAGGAGAAACCGTTAAAATTGAAAAAATCGCCCCACTTGGCGATCCTATTTCAATTATGGTGGCAGGATACAATCTGTCACTCAGAAAAACTGAAGCTGATCATATTTGGGTAGAGGAAATATAA